The genomic window tttatgCTGATTTATTAGTATGTGGCAGTTTAGAcggaaaaaatatttgaaacatatctAAGACAATAATGATATGAAATTCTGATTTTCTAAGGGCCGATTATTCATCTGTACTCTACGCATCAGAACGCATTTATATTTTCAGACAGATACTTTATAAAAATGACtacgaaatttatttttaatatgcaaaaaGAATCCAAGAATAACCACAAGAACTGCGGATAAGTGCAGATATATATCTCCAGGatttattttgaatgtaaaatCTTTCCAGACAATATTTTGAATTCTCTATTATAATGAtagggatatttttttttatcatttttatgcaTACTCTGAGAAGGTGGCAAGAGTCCATTATTTTTCAGACATAGAATTTTACAAGTATAAGAATAAGATGTTGGCATAAGGGTTAACTTACGAACTTACAAAGCTATTAGTATGTTTGTGATTTTGTCTAGTATGTACTACTTAACAGCATATTCAGTAATTTTCACGAGGATCAAATTTTCACAACTACTTtcacatttcaaaatatcaaatgccAAACATTTATGCTATGAGAAactttttgaaattcaaataaagaCTGACACCACccaccaaaacaaaaaatttaaatgctttcccattttcacaaaattttgtAACACGTCAAAAAACCacggatataaaaaaaaaaacccatgcattacattataaaatgtaagcatgatcattttgaaaaattaaagcttTCAGGAATATGTAAATGATTCATTTGAATATACATGAGTggcaaaataaatattcatgagGGATTACATCTATGTAGCAACAAGAGTCTTCCAATTCCTTTGAGTAACAAGCAGTGTCAGAGTCAAATGTCATGTCAAATTCAATTTGAACTTGCTTGTTGTGAAATTGTGAAGAATCTTTGGCAAATTCTTTCTACAAGGCATTTGTTGTGCTGAAGTGTGGAGATGGATAAGCATTACATCTCAGCCATCTCAGCTATTCTCGAGCATGTAAGCTGACTGTGCTAACCTTTAAggaaaatgaacatatttatttctttaacaaaCATGATTCCAATTTTGTGAAAGATTTTAAACAAGCAAAATCCCCAAGTTCCATTGATTCTTTTGTGATAGTCTGCATGGCCAAAAAAACCCTCTTATTCAATTTGTAAGTATGTTTTGCCAAAATGACAGATTATTAAAGCTTGGACCTATTCCtctgttgaaattttaatgaagaaTAAACCTGTTCTTTGGTGTCTTGACAGTCTTGTCCGGGCTAGCTTACCATTCTTGTAGTTTTGGGGTCAGTTTAAGGTGCACTAGTGTTTCTCTGGTGTCACGTCCTTTCTATAAGCATCCCATTGTTGTATTTTGGGGGTCAGTTTTCGGTGCACTCCTTGGGGATATAGACCCACTTTCTACAGGTTCACCTGAGTTCAGTGGAGCTTCTTTCCTGGTATTCTTTTACATGCTCCTCCCAGCAGGAAGTTTCCCCTCAGAGTGGGTCCCTGAGGTGCTAGGTATTTAACAAGGTTTCTATGATGCCTGCAAACAGCTGTGAAGTATGCTTGCAATCAAGCAAGCTTTTAAAGACTCTGAGACAGTGTAGGAGTTATGAATGAAGAATATTATTGACTGTATCAGACCAAATGTATTCTGAATATGTCAACACCAAGTAATTGATACAGATGATATCGGGGTAACCAGGCATGTTTTGCCCAAGACATTTTGAAGGAAAAGTCAAGACATTGACAAGTCATGATTAGATTAGATCTCCAGAGTTCTTCTTGCAATTTGACAAGAGGATCTGCAATAGGATTGACAGAAATAGTTCTCAGTTTTATTGCAAAATTAAACTGACTTGGAGCATGTAGGTATTGGTGACTAAAGATGGTTTGTCTTTAACTACAATCTTATGGTAGCTTTACCATTGGTTGTAGTCTTGGACTGTATATTCATGTAAATTCTGTATGTATTAATTAGTCAACAAgtaagaaaattaattaaaaacaaaaagaatagCACCAAGAATTTCTTACAGCCTCATTATAAGTTTATTAAAGCTTTTGCATTGACTAAACTCAGAATAAGGAAAGATGGCAGCagcagattttcaatttcaagTCATTATCTCTTTTATGAATGAACGTCCAAAGCAATTAAACTTGGCTACTGCCTCAGAGCAAGCCCCGCTGTTCATTGATTATCAGCTTGTATCCAGTttctttcattcattcatactttTTAAGATTAGCAGGAAATTTTTAGCtgagtagaaaaaaaaactttattttttttgtgcGTGTGTGCTAAGGTTAGAGTTTCAGGCAACAAGAGCAAGTAGCTGATATGCAGATGCTGAGGATTCATTCATAAATTGAGAACACACTAGGCTCTCCCCCTTTCTTTTTGTTCATCAATTACATGTGCATCCTAGACAAATCATTAGTTTGCATGTGCACTGCCAATATTTGTCCTCGATTAGgcttaatatatataagttgtaTAACTGTTATCAAGCATTGATGATTCTGGCAGAGAGTTGTTTGAACTGATTCAAGGAACACACAAAAAAATGACTTTGATCCCAACACACAGAAATGACCCTGTACCAACACTGCTGACAAGCCAGTTTTGTCATGTTGATATAGAGGCCAAATATATATTGACTAGTAATTTCTGATCTGCTGAATGTTAAGGAAAACACAAAAAAGGGATTTCTTGCTTTATCACACCATGACGATGGTTTTGCTGACACCTTGAGTGGAGTGCAGTTGCAGTTGTTTCAATATTCTCTATTTTACTGGCTACTCACAATTTTGAGATATAAGCCAAATTGCTTGTAGTAATTCCTACAGACCCATGGCAAATTATTTATTAGTTAGAATATGTACCACTCCTATTTGACCCAATAACCAATTCCAGGTTAAGAGTCTACACTGTCCATCCCTATAGTGATGTAGCTTACATAAGTGTACATTGTACTTGGGATCATTTctgaatttctatttttaagattttagaaACTCTTTTTTCTTGACCTTTGTGATGCTTCCCAAGCTATTAGTAATTATAAGTTGAGCTATTTGTCACCTTGGTTCGTTGAAATTGGCATTGCAGCTTAATTTTGCTAATATCTGTTACTTAGGTAACTAGCTAATATGTACTTCTACATAGGTAACTGGACAAATTCCACACATGTATGAAGTCCACATGTATCTAAATTTCTTCGTAGACACTCTGTCATCACAAAAGTTATCCACACTGGATAAAAATTGATCTGTATTATTATGCAGGCCAGACGGCTAGGCTTTCGGATCCCAGTGGGATTGGTCTGACATGGCTTTTAGTTATGCTGCCAGACACTACATCATCTCAACCTAACCTTGTGATTGATTGAGACGTGtccattcaatacaatgcaataACAACACAATAAAACCTGCTTCCAACATGCATTTTACGATGGTGCCATGAAAAACAGCTTTGTAGACCCAAGACTGTAATACAGACAGGGGTTCCTGAAGGACATATCTGGCATTTTTGGAAATCGTTCCCTGGTTGTGTTAGGAATGCACCTCACACATGCACAGCTTTCTGACTGATTTCCTTAATTGTGATCTAGTCTGACAGATGCTGTGATAGAACATAGAATGTAGGTGGCAATTCTACACCTGCACACAACTACATGCTGTATCTATTGCGTCCAGATTTTCGCCTCCTGGTCGAATTATATCTTTTGCAAGATGTGCTAAAACAAATTTGCATTTGAGGCTATTTGAAGAATATTTCATTTAGTTagtaaaataaaactgaatcTTCTCTCTTACTTCTGGTAGAAGATAAGTATGTTTCATAGATATTAGTAAAATATCCCTTTCCATAATGATAAGACAAAATTATATGTCTTCATATACTGATGAATTAGTTGACATCcggtatataaattttattgtcatttttgcaatgattaaatgaaatgcATCGCTGAGTGACCTTTAATGCCCATTTTTGCAATGGTTATAAATATATCTATGAATGACCTTGCCTGAGAAATGTCCATGTCAGACAATCTCTTTGATCTTCTGGAACAGTAATGAACTGCACAGATATATTGAATCAGAGTCTTGGATGCCACAATTCTTGGAGGAAGGGCCAGTCTGCTTTGGTTGTGCATTCTTGTGGCAAAAGCATCTGTTTTCAGCCCCCCAAGGTATGGGAAAGGTGGGCGCAATATCCAGCCATGCAGGTGTTACTACATAGGACATTTCCTGAAATAACCCAACAGATCTGAAGGCTATCGGTCCTCCATCTCTAATGATTCTGACACTGCCTTTGGTATATCTGTCCAATTCTACTTGTATCCAATTTGTTTTTGCAACCTTGAGTCGCTAGTGTTCCCTGTCTGACTGACTGCACTCTTATAGGTGGCTGTAATCTGAGGTCAAATGTAATTAGTGTCCAAGTTGATTTAGATATAATTCAGACCTCACAAAGGCGGTTATTTATAGGGTGATGGTAATTCATAGATTTCTTTTAttcagcagagagagagagagagagagagagagagagagagagagagagagagagagagagagagagagagaggaaaatGACAGCTTCAAAAGAAAACTGAACTTACTGTGTTCTCTAGCCAAATATTAAAGACAGCAAGAACTGACAGGTTTTATTTCATAGTGTATTTAAGGTACTCCACAAAAATGACACCTTCAGGTTCCTCTTCCTCTTCTTTATATGTAGATAGGCCAATGGTTAAGTGGAAGCAGTGGTTCAGACAAATTCTCCTCTGCTGTGGTTCTCTGATTTTTGCCCCATTGACGTAACGTTTGATAACACGTACTGGTTATTTTTCCGACATTTATCTGAGAGACCCCCACAAGTTAAGCAGTTCCATCTATGTTTCCTGTCAGATCAAAGGCCCAATGATCCATCAACCCTACCATAACCTTTATTCCTGGTATTCTGTTATGTCCCATGGAATATACATCACTGAGGGGAGAGGGTCTCAGCCAGCTGCAGTAGAATCATTGCAGCACATACGGTCATAAGAACATGATTTCTTCTTCAGAGAGATCGGTAACTTGTCAAGGTGGAATATCTGTCCCCATACAGTGCCCTAGTGCTGGTACCTAAGTACATAAGACCTTACTGCacttgtgattttttaaaattcttttagaGCTTATAATTTTTGCATCTGactgtaaaataattagaaatttgtgaatatttttttgaaaagtttagATCCTATAGACTGTCTGCTGTTAATTACACTCAGAAAGATTGACAAAtttgacaaattaaaaaaaaaaagatcaaggTAATTTTTTAAGGTCATTTAATTGTcataaattatacaataataagTAGGtagaaaaaattgttattacctggtactgtggaattatttaatttcgttagggccaattttcgtggattgttggtttttttgcttattcgtgggaaTGTAATTTCGAGGTTGCATCCATTTTCATTTTCGGTTAGAAAGAATACTTCCACAGTATAATGgatcaaattgaaattaaagCTTTTCTTTCCTACTAAGCcatatataatcatataataatatagcaacatgcaatttatttcctatttcatatgaacatgatttttcaaagtaaatctATGAACCTGCAAATGATTTAGTTGAATTGAAGTAACCTTAAAAGAACACATTGTCAACCAAAAAAAAGATGAACTGCTAAGGAGTTGGAAAGCATGGTTGTCTCTTCATTATCATGTATTGAGAATGGGCCAATATCAGTGCTAAAGACAATACAGCTTTATTGTCTTCATATTGGCTGATTTAGCaagttagagagagagagagagagagagagagagagagagagagagagagagagagagagagagagagagagagagagagagagctactTTGCTGgcaattaaattcataaataataaaatggcCCAGTATTCGAACTGGTGTAACTGTCACATTTGCCTTTAGATTTGATCTatggttttaaatttttcttatcaTCTTGTCTTGCATATTGTTTATGTAATATTGATTAATATCTGACTCCAATTACtgtaatatttcattaatttattttattaataaaaatattcattgattgTAAATATGATAAACAAGTTTTGCAGGTCTTACAAATTTCATTaccatacattttatttttcagattcgAGCCGATATCTAGCAGTGACAGAGACAATGTTAAATGAATCGTTAAGGATTTTGAAAGACAATAGTGAATTGACTTTTTTAATAACTATGAAACAAGAAAAAGGAAATTCTGGTAGCCTTTTAGCTTTTTCATCAGAGGTGCTCAGGTGAGTCAAATACTTTCcgccattatttttttcacaacttttaatatACTGCATGATTTTGTTCTGCATCACTCTTTAAATCGAAATAGGCTTTACCCAGATTCCTTtgccttattttatttttttttttaaatcagactGAATTCATTCCCAAtaagtttcaaattttgtatATCAGTTAACAGTTTGTATTGAAAACTAGCACGCATTAGTCTACGTCCAGCTTTTACTTAgccatgcattttttcaattcattctCATGATGATTCTTCAATTATTTCTGTTCTTCTGTTAGTTATAACAGTCGTACAAGATTTCTATCTGGATTTCCCAATCTGAGCATTGAAGGGTTTTATACTCACTCCCTGTATTCTAAGACATTGTACTCTGCAAGTATCTGATTGGAGGTAGCGATTTCTTGCATACGAGGTTAATTTATGTCAGACAGTTTGATGGGTTATCATCAGGTCCTACTGATATTTGCGATTTTTCGTGATAGATTTGATTAAAAGATTATAGGTCTTATAATAGCGATGGGTTCTTTGTTTTTTATGACATATTATATTGAtatgaattaataaaagaaaatatgcgTAAACCTTGAGTATAGACTCTTAAATTTAATAGCTGCTCTGTAGGAAATATCGTTTTTGATAAAAAACCAAGagttaaatcattttgaatCAAATTTTGCATGACGTAAAAGTTCTTATATGTTGGCTAGCTAGAAATATACAGGTAACATACCCCATTTCACAAGTTCagcaatttctaaaaataattttgattgtgaattgaaacatttgtttcctaattaataaaagaaaaacaaaaaatcatctTTATCAAAGAAACCTATGCAGGTACATTTTTTCAGGAGATGACagaatgttatttaaaaaaggaaaaaaagggATTTTAGGTTTTAGGCAGACATGCACGCATTCTAATATATACTATCGGAGAATTATCAAAGGATGTACGATTAGAGACGATGAGTAATCCTTTAAGGTAGCTAGCATTTGTTCTTGTGGGTTCCAGTGTCAGGAATGCACAGCACTTCCGGCCTACAAACAGATGACTGAATTATCTGCCCCAAGGTCACCAACGTTAAATCTTCGGAATCCCAATTTCCCTTTtccagattaaaaaaaaaaaaaaaagagaaaagaaaaagagaaacaGCTTCTGACATAAAAATAGTTTGGCCTACTAGCTGCCTTTACCCTTTTTACTGTACaccaaaataaacatttaatcacTGGACAGGTCTCGAGGTGGGTGTGCTTGGTAGATAACAACTAGGCGATTCTCTTTCTCCTCCCTTCTTTTTATTGCAGGCTGAGAGgctgttttaagaatttttacaatattgtctttataaaaaaaaaaaaggtcacagggtaattattttttcaattgtaaGGGGATAAATTCGTTCgatgtttcattttatcatcaatttttaaaaagtgttgttACGAACAAAATTCCGAATCTGCTTTTTTATTTCGATACTGTAACGATTCCCTATCTCTTCGTCCTATAACGATGACTTCTGTTCGAATAGGGTGAAGCAAGGATCGGCAAAGCATATTTCCCCCGTCTTATGTTTTCTAATTGCTAATCTTGTATAACGATAAGAAACtcctatatataaataattttggaAGGGAACTGTGAAGACATTGCGATCACCTCTCGGTCAGGTCGCTCTGAGTCTATGTGGGTTTTTAGCTGacttgattgtttttttttctggcaATTGATAGCTTTTCTTGCCAAACGAATATTGGTGATTGTAAAAGCAGAGTATATGGAGGAATATTCAATGAGGATTTGCGACCGTGCCAAGCCGACTTAATCATTCTAATCAAATAAACAGGAGTATAGCCAAAGAAACAAATTCATAcctttgataaaacatttaagCAAGCAAATTCCTATACATATCTGTAGCAACATCAGCTCGTTACTTATCCCCAGCGGATTTGCTTGACATGAATTAATGAGAGAAGAGCTTTAGAACAATTAGTCTTCTTCCAATTGTACAGTTGCCCAGGTtcctatattattttttttactcgtTAAGAATTCAGTTGAAATATGCTGCAGTTTGgtaaatttaatttgaagaGAAGTGTGGAATGAGTCTTACatgcatttttggaaaatttcacGATAAGCAAGTTATGTTCTAGTTCATTTGAACTTTGGTTATAATTATGGTGGGAATCAGAAGAAATCTTTGAAATTCAGAACAGTTCCTTTAGATCATTATAATGTCTGGTAAAAAGtaagtcaaaaaaaaatttttcagTTTATACATAACCTTACAATGCCGTTCTGAGTGCTAAGATTCGTGCTCGGAGAGTAATTGGGTCATTTACCTATAAAACTCAATTTTtcgctgtttttttttatgtttcatcTTTTGCCACCAAAGAACTTCCGGTCTTGTAGACATTTTCTCCTCTGTATTGAATTATCAAGGCTGCGCTTCACTGCCTTTTGAAGAACTCATTTCATTCAGAAAACATGTAAGCCTGTTTTTCACGGTACAGTTTTGATTGGTGGTGTGGCTTTCCTGTCTGGCTCTCTGGTTGGTCCTTGGCAGTTTTTTATGTTGCGACGTTTTGAATGGGATGAAATTTGACAAGGGTAGCCCCGCTGTTTTGTGCACCATAATTGCCGGCACACGACAGGCTCTTTAagtgcaaaataaaaaattcagtacAACCCCTTCAGCTGTCTCGTAGCTGTGTTATATGGCAATAAATTTCACAcaagtcagaaaaaaatatgaatgtgtGGTCTACCATGCAGTTGTTTTACTGCGCCCATAATCCAACCACAaatattgtatttgattaaaaagaaattaagtcATTGAAGTCGTATATTAAACTAAAATTCTGTGGTtccttttataattttgttttgactATCAATCTATGTATTGCCTGTAACTGCCAGCAGTAAAACTTATTTCAATTAGATTCTGCAAAACATTACTGTCCTTTCTGTCTTTCTCCATCCCTTATCATAGCAGTAATGAAAGAGGTTTTACATTAGCATTACTTCTTAGATATAGCATGCCATTTTATTTTCACCGAAATTGTTAAATCTACATAGTCCATTTTTATGATGTGCTAGTTTCATACCCAAGTTATAAACTATGTGTAGCATGAatactatatttttttctttctctgttttttttttaaaattccaccCAATAACATTCCCAGCCCCACTCCCCCAAAAATGGATTGTTGTgtaaattttcatgattttgattttgaattgcaGATTTTTTGAGATCGAGAGCAAAGGTCTGGAGGATGAGCTTCGCATTCACTACAGCCACGACCAGCACCACTACATTTCTACATTCCGATACAGACTTGCCGACGACAAGTGGCACAAACTCGCGGTGACCTTGTCGGGCAACCATGTGACTTTATACGTGGACTGTTTAAAACTATACGAAAAGATTATACAAACTGTTGATCGTGTGCCGCCGCAATCTTCAAATCTCCAGTTGTTTGTCGGCCAGCAAAACAGACAACATGCTCTTTTTAGGGTAAGTATAAGTAAGGGTAGTCGTGTAATATGAAAATGTACTGTGTAAAAGAGTGGGATTTCTTTTAAGCAAGACTAAAATTTGAAGCTTTTTTCAGAGAATGAagttcatcatttttttttttttgacactaGTAATTTGggtgatttcaaaatttttccaCCACACAAGTATACATGCATTATCTCACAACTTagtttttgcattgattttgtaTTGACTGTCCACCATGAGCTCAACTATCATGGAAACTTTGATTTTAAggatttttgatttttgaccTCCCAAATTAGAATGCAGCCAAAATTATCTGCTATTTGGGATTTTATGTTAAAGGCTGTTATATGCTGCCAGAGGAGGAAAGGAAAGTAGCTTTCTCTCAAAAAGTTCTCCAATCCTCAAACTTTAATCAATTTACAGAAGCTATAGGAATTCTCTATTTTAACCACAAATGGCTATTTTTGGGACTCAAGATATCACTTTCTTGCAAAACACCTACTTTTAAAAGCTAGGTAGCAGATggtttcaaattttcattaacaAACCCATAAATAACTGAAGAAGACAAATGTTTACAATGGATTGAACAAGAAACAGAACCAGAGATGACCTAATATCAGCCAATCCCTTTTTTCTTTTGCCCATCCTCTTCAATATTCTtagtttttttgtttctttaggggttttttttttgttcaggggAAAATAAATTGATCTGATTATTGTTAACAATATGGTGATGACAAAAGGATGTTAGGTTAAGAGTCATCTCAAGAGAGTACATAACATTTCTACATAATTCTCAACAATTAGTTCTCAAGGTTGCATGGAAACAGTCATGGGTAGAAATGAGAAAAGTCTAAAACTTTTATGTTTCATCAGCGTCTGCCTATAGAAGAGGGGcggaagaaaaaaattttggtgaaaaagGCATAAACTTCCAAAGTGTTCTCGCTGTTCATTCAGAATCGCATTTATTTGCCAAGCAGTGGCAATATTTCAAATTGTCTTCGACATAAAACAATCCATTTTTTAAGCCGCCTGGATGATACACCTATAAGACAGACGAGATATGCAGGAGAGATCTTTTAAATGTGTTGTTTACAGCCCTCAGATTCCCAACAGACACCAGACATTGTGTTTCTAGAACCTATTACCAATTGATGGAATTAGAAGCAAAAAATTGTTCCTCTGCCAAGGTTCCTCTTTTCCTCATAATTATTGATTTCTAGGCATTTGGCCTTTGTTTTCTTTCTcttcctttctctctctctctctgactttctctctctcacagTCTCACCCCCTTATAGTTGAAGATGcaatgtacaatacatgtaattacagttaatctctctctctctctttctctctctctctctctctctctctctctctctctctctctctctctctctctctctctctctctctctctcatatattaATAGATCTATCGTTGAATTGGAAAGAGGAGAGTACAGTACTTATACAGTATAATGTATTTACACagattaattcatttttcactgatatACCTCAAGAGACGTATtcagataaaaaacaacattgcGCTAATCTCCAAACAGTCATCAAGTATTCACAGTAATGGCGATCGCTTTTGATTGCGCATTTCTTATTTTGATGTGGGAGATGGACCTCTGGATATGGATGTAgcttatttattaatttctcaGCGCTGAAGGCACGGAAGAACATTCACACCAATTGACATCATTTAAGTAAATAATTCAGGCATTATCAGGAATGGTTTTATGGTATACCCTCGAGGTCACAAGGATTTCGTgaggatgaaaaaataaaatccgaagggaataaaacttttttttaaagaaggcCAAACTAAGGTGCATTTGCTTTATGCATAGATTTAATAATTACCATCATTTTCAGTAGAGGAggaataagtttttttttaactgcagTATCAATAAAAAAGATTAGAGGATTTGAGTTTCAACAGAATAAATAACTTGATAGAAAAAAGTAATAGTTTAAATGAAACTAACACCAGTGTATGTCTATttctatataataattattgttgatgtgtgtattttaaaatagagtatatttctattttgttttacagGGGGGTTTACAAGATGTACAAATTGTCACACAAGCTCACGGTCATCTTTTACAATGTCCAGTAACAAGTGAAGAAGCAGGTAGGAAccatttgttgataatttttaacatagttTTACCATAGCAATAAAAACTCGaaaattgctttttattttGAGCCATGATTAATTTTGAAGTCTTTAACTTTAGagttttataaaatcatttaagatAGATTATTGATTATCAGATTACAGAAATTCTTCTTTCTCTTATTTCAGATTGTCCTACATGTTCACATTATAAAGCCTTACAGCATCAGGTGAAAAAACTGTCCTCCTTAAACCAAAATCTGTCATTAAAGGTAGGGGGTTAGGAAGAACAGCTCCCTTGACATGCATGGCTGTTGTATCCATATGACTCCACCCCCAAGTGGTTTTGTTATGTTTCAAAACTTGATGACCTCTACAAGTTTGATGGAGATATTTTACCTCCACATTCAGAAGAGCAGAGGTCATTTGAGGTCACATTGTACATGCagattatttaatttgttaatatcctgaattattttcaaaactttctcTTGTATCTGTAAATATCAATATTCTAATTTGTATCTGTTTTCCCTCAGTATCCATTACTATGGCTTTAAAGTATGGAATACATACCTTCTTTCATTTCTGAATGGTTAATGAATAGTTAAGTTGCTAATTGCTCCGAATCTTGAGTTgcttttatgcatttatttctgaCAGATTATGGTTTCCTTTTgtgtatagatatatatttttataattttttgatgttttgatttttcatgatccatttacaaattcaaatacaaaataatgaatgattttcaaaaGCACTGAGAAAAGACTATATAGTTCTTTATGCTAACATGATGTAATGCTCATTTTAGCTCCAGAAAGCAGAGGAGAGGATCAAAGAGCTTGAGCAGTGCGAGTGCCACAAGGGCTGTATCTACAACGGAATGTCAAAGAATGAGGGCGAAGAGTGGCACCCTGACCACTGCACCCTCTGTTCTTGTAAAGTAAGTTAATTCAATCCTTGTAAAACAACGGCTTGTGGTTGTTGTGGAGCACCAAACACAATTACTGTAACAGATTCATTCATAGCAGCAAGGCCACAGTCATTGTCTGTTACTCATTTATTGAATGTTTGGTAATCAGTTGCTGAATGCCTTTAATCATAGTTTTGATCTCGTTCCGACACACCTAAATTCTTACTGATTTGTGGTGGTGTTTATGTTTTTAAGACGagttcattttcaaataatttgtcaacaaaatattaaatatactgTACATGCTGTCTCTATATCTGTTACAATCTTTCTACAACAATAGTTCTGCATTTCTAGTACAGAAAAAGTTGTTATTTAAGGGTGGGGAAAATTTACACAAGTTGAGCTGTGGGACTAAAACTGCGTAAAATACCCCTGCATGTATAGTTACAAATATGAAAGTTTTAGTGTAGTAAATCACTCAACTGTGTATACTGTTTGACCATagaaaatgtgtatttaacTACCGTACCAGCTTAAATAACCACTTTAAAGTGGTTATTTGAATGGTACTGTCAACAGTACCATTCAAACACTTATTCATTGGAATATAT from Magallana gigas chromosome 9, xbMagGiga1.1, whole genome shotgun sequence includes these protein-coding regions:
- the LOC105344586 gene encoding protein kinase C-binding protein NELL1 isoform X4, producing the protein MLNESLRILKDNSELTFLITMKQEKGNSGSLLAFSSEVLRFFEIESKGLEDELRIHYSHDQHHYISTFRYRLADDKWHKLAVTLSGNHVTLYVDCLKLYEKIIQTVDRVPPQSSNLQLFVGQQNRQHALFRGGLQDVQIVTQAHGHLLQCPVTSEEADCPTCSHYKALQHQVKKLSSLNQNLSLKLQKAEERIKELEQCECHKGCIYNGMSKNEGEEWHPDHCTLCSCKNGTVDCKKEDCPPVKCDHPTFREGQCCPQCFTNCFTDGKYFKHGESFSPKVCVTCTCNDSNIECHRMDLEASCPNLNCPPEKRLHIEGECCPVCEGTNFCGLGNNCHSNATCINLTTRFACQCLPGYRGDGVHCEDVNECLTQGGKYGHYCNGQTVCENTVGSYLCKCPSGRIPEDPYNCTESGYDFANSAQARAWDGSLMVTFCSLFVGILWVSGIR